In Chryseobacterium camelliae, one DNA window encodes the following:
- a CDS encoding cob(I)yrinic acid a,c-diamide adenosyltransferase: MKIYTKTGDKGQTALYGGTRVSKASARVESYGNIDELNSFIGIAKSHIEDAEVLKQLKKIQFDLFTVGSEAATPVDKLMLANGKSRLPLIISETETEELEQWMDAFDEQLEPLQYFILPGGGKAATFLHAARTICRRAERSLVFLNESEEVRPELIRYLNRLSDYLFVVARYVSKINHEPEEYWNPNER; this comes from the coding sequence ATGAAAATTTACACGAAGACAGGAGATAAAGGGCAGACCGCTCTTTATGGCGGCACCAGGGTTTCCAAAGCCAGTGCCCGTGTGGAAAGCTATGGAAATATAGACGAGCTGAATTCATTCATCGGCATTGCCAAGAGCCATATAGAAGATGCGGAAGTCCTGAAGCAGCTGAAAAAAATCCAGTTTGACCTCTTTACCGTAGGCTCTGAAGCGGCTACTCCCGTAGATAAGCTGATGCTGGCCAATGGAAAATCCCGTCTTCCCCTGATAATTTCTGAAACGGAAACTGAAGAACTGGAACAGTGGATGGATGCATTTGACGAACAGCTGGAACCCCTCCAGTATTTCATCCTGCCGGGTGGCGGAAAAGCAGCAACCTTTCTTCATGCGGCACGCACGATCTGCAGAAGGGCAGAGCGTTCACTGGTTTTCCTTAACGAATCCGAAGAAGTGCGCCCGGAGCTGATCAGGTATCTGAACAGGCTTTCAGACTATCTTTTCGTCGTTGCAAGGTATGTCTCTAAAATCAATCATGAACCGGAAGAATACTGGAATCCGAATGAGCGGTAA
- the speB gene encoding agmatinase yields MRTYAGIPEENASLENAKVVLVTVPYDGTSTWGKGADKGPELFLDASENMELYDIETGTEPYLQGVYMAGEVSENSTPEAMTEAVYQKTKELLNHDGKLFTLFGGEHSVSIGSIRAVGEKYENLTVLQLDAHTDLRPEFHGSTSNHACAVFEANQKHNLVQVGIRSMDIEEAEYLPEGRVFFAHEIANNENWVNDVLEKVSGNVYITIDLDAFDPSIAPSTGTPEPGGLQWYPTLELLRKVFEKCNVVAFDIVELMDSPMAKPSAFLAAKLYYKMLAYYHLNQ; encoded by the coding sequence ATGAGAACATACGCAGGAATTCCTGAAGAAAATGCATCACTGGAAAACGCTAAAGTAGTACTGGTTACCGTTCCTTATGACGGGACATCCACCTGGGGCAAAGGAGCAGACAAAGGTCCTGAATTATTCCTTGATGCTTCCGAGAACATGGAGCTTTATGACATTGAAACAGGAACCGAGCCTTACCTTCAGGGGGTATACATGGCCGGGGAAGTTTCTGAAAATTCCACTCCCGAAGCAATGACGGAAGCCGTATACCAGAAAACCAAAGAACTTCTGAACCACGATGGAAAATTATTTACCCTTTTCGGGGGCGAGCATTCCGTGTCGATTGGCTCCATCCGTGCCGTTGGGGAGAAGTATGAGAACCTGACTGTTCTTCAGCTGGATGCCCACACCGATCTGCGTCCTGAATTCCACGGGTCTACATCCAACCATGCCTGTGCGGTTTTTGAAGCCAACCAAAAACATAACCTGGTTCAGGTGGGAATCCGTTCCATGGATATTGAGGAAGCTGAGTATTTACCGGAAGGGAGGGTGTTTTTTGCGCATGAGATCGCTAATAATGAAAACTGGGTGAACGATGTCCTTGAAAAAGTTTCTGGGAATGTGTATATCACGATTGACCTTGACGCGTTTGATCCTTCTATTGCGCCTTCTACCGGAACTCCTGAGCCGGGCGGCCTTCAGTGGTATCCTACCCTGGAACTGCTGAGAAAAGTATTTGAAAAATGCAACGTGGTTGCTTTTGACATCGTGGAGCTGATGGATTCCCCGATGGCTAAACCAAGTGCATTCCTGGCTGCTAAGCTTTACTACAAAATGCTGGCGTATTACCATCTTAATCAATAA
- a CDS encoding arginine decarboxylase, which yields MKIKYSELIDQTLYFPTEEFNVSENNLLFHDIPLMDVVEKFGTPLKISYLPRISQNIQKAKSWFRGAFEKTEYKKNYTYCYCTKSSHFNFVLEEALRNDISIETSAAYDMDIVKSLYEKGKVDKNIEVICNGFKTDDYLAKISEMINSGFENITPILDNYRELDKLTESIDTTFDIGIRIASEEEPKFEFYTSRLGIGYKDIIPYYSQKIAEHPNARLKMLHFFINTGIKDTAYYWNELYKCLRVYARLKKIAPEVDSLNIGGGFPIKTSLNFDYDYQYMVEEIVSQIKKFCEEEGVEEPNIYTEFGSFTVGESGANLYKIISQKRQNDREKWNMIDSSFMTTLPDTWAISRHFIMLPLNRWEDTYERVFLGGLTCDSDDYYNSEQHTNAIYLPVFSDTKPLYIGFFHTGAYQETIGGYGGVHHCLMPQPRHVLIQKDENGEFQYEIFREKQEPEDILKLLGYQG from the coding sequence ATGAAAATAAAATATTCGGAACTCATTGACCAGACGCTCTATTTTCCTACCGAGGAATTTAATGTTTCTGAGAATAATCTGTTGTTCCATGACATCCCCCTGATGGATGTTGTTGAAAAATTCGGCACTCCGTTGAAGATCAGTTACCTGCCGAGGATTTCCCAAAATATTCAGAAAGCAAAAAGCTGGTTCAGAGGTGCTTTTGAAAAGACCGAATATAAGAAAAATTATACTTACTGCTACTGCACAAAATCCAGCCATTTTAACTTCGTCCTGGAAGAGGCCCTAAGGAATGATATTTCCATAGAAACCTCAGCTGCCTATGATATGGACATCGTAAAATCGCTGTATGAAAAAGGGAAAGTAGATAAAAATATTGAAGTAATCTGCAATGGATTCAAGACGGATGATTATCTGGCGAAAATTTCGGAAATGATCAACAGCGGTTTTGAAAACATTACTCCGATACTGGACAATTACCGTGAGCTGGATAAGCTTACTGAAAGCATTGATACCACATTTGATATCGGAATCAGGATCGCTTCCGAAGAAGAACCAAAATTTGAGTTTTATACCTCAAGGCTTGGGATCGGATACAAGGATATCATCCCGTATTACAGCCAGAAAATTGCCGAGCATCCCAATGCAAGGCTGAAAATGCTGCATTTCTTCATCAATACCGGGATTAAAGACACGGCTTATTACTGGAATGAATTGTATAAGTGTCTCCGGGTATATGCCCGTCTGAAAAAGATCGCTCCCGAAGTGGATTCCCTGAATATCGGGGGAGGATTTCCAATAAAAACCTCCCTGAACTTCGATTATGACTACCAATATATGGTGGAGGAAATCGTTTCCCAGATCAAAAAATTCTGCGAGGAAGAAGGGGTGGAAGAGCCGAATATTTACACGGAGTTCGGAAGCTTTACCGTAGGGGAAAGTGGGGCCAACCTATACAAAATTATTTCACAGAAACGCCAGAATGACCGTGAGAAGTGGAATATGATTGATTCTTCATTCATGACTACACTTCCGGATACCTGGGCAATTTCTAGGCATTTTATTATGCTGCCGCTGAACCGTTGGGAAGATACCTATGAAAGGGTATTTTTGGGCGGACTTACCTGCGATTCAGATGATTACTACAATTCTGAACAGCATACCAATGCGATTTACCTGCCGGTTTTCAGTGATACCAAACCATTATACATCGGATTTTTCCATACGGGTGCTTATCAGGAAACCATCGGAGGATACGGTGGTGTTCACCATTGCCTGATGCCGCAGCCAAGGCATGTCCTGATCCAGAAAGATGAGAACGGAGAGTTCCAGTATGAGATTTTCCGTGAGAAACAGGAACCTGAAGACATCTTAAAGCTCCTGGGTTACCAAGGATAA
- a CDS encoding DinB family protein — MTSTQTSTATGKFMNSAQLLEHWQGHRNLTRRVIEAFPEKDLFEFSLAGMRTFAKMAVELISIGGPALRGIVENKTDALDEEAFVPSTKEELLAKWDEETVVIHDYFNRIPEERFQESFNLFGQYEFPVYQNIMYFIDNEIHHRGQGYVYLRALGIEPPFFWERFAV; from the coding sequence ATGACATCAACACAGACATCAACAGCCACCGGAAAATTTATGAATTCTGCACAACTACTGGAACATTGGCAGGGGCACCGCAACCTTACCAGAAGGGTAATCGAAGCCTTTCCTGAAAAGGATTTATTTGAATTTTCCCTCGCCGGGATGAGGACCTTCGCCAAAATGGCCGTTGAATTGATCAGCATCGGTGGCCCGGCTTTGAGAGGAATTGTAGAAAACAAAACCGATGCTTTGGATGAAGAAGCTTTTGTACCTTCCACCAAAGAGGAGCTTCTGGCAAAATGGGATGAGGAAACCGTAGTGATTCACGATTATTTCAACCGCATTCCGGAAGAGCGTTTCCAGGAATCCTTCAATCTTTTCGGGCAGTATGAATTCCCGGTGTATCAGAATATTATGTATTTCATTGATAACGAAATCCATCACCGCGGCCAGGGCTATGTATACCTGAGAGCATTGGGTATTGAGCCCCCGTTTTTCTGGGAAAGGTTTGCTGTTTAA
- a CDS encoding ABC transporter ATP-binding protein, with translation MIYGTLFLTFLGALAAQVNPIVLKYTVDEVTQLTRLPHPMSEGIHVLIVISVILLGKELLNIFINFGQKFYGEKIRINVSSVLAQSAIDKILTYRVAYFNDENHDSGKLQIRIDRGIESLTRLVQNFFIDMLPLFSNAFIALIIMYMQNVYVGAVSTVIVPVYFYISSLQAKKLSGVRRNLRNQREQKTSGLLNLISSIMVIKSFVREKFEGKKQYDLQMQLMESQMFTRRTNFIYDGLKTFIEQFGVVLIILLTVYLVLDQQMTIGAIMLHIMLFNNVSAPIRQLHRIYDDMNDAMIYAEGYFEILNADDEIEPDGKFQEKDIKGTFELKNVNFTYPNGTQALHEVSMVIENGKTTALVGLSGAGKSTVINLLCKFYLPDSGCIMLDGIDLNEYENTFLRNDLGLVLQKNHIFQGSIEDNIRYGNMNASFEEIEAAAKKAYLHDQILDLPDQYQHDATQLSGGQQQRIAIARLFLKDPPIIFLDEPTASLDAIATEQIKNSLDAIKEGRTVIIISHSLSQILDADTIYVMKKGRVVEHGSHDELVQKNGTYREIFDASARSLNLDKLVSTFKEQ, from the coding sequence ATGATCTACGGAACGCTGTTTCTCACTTTTCTCGGTGCTCTGGCCGCACAGGTTAACCCTATCGTCCTGAAATATACGGTAGATGAGGTCACGCAGCTTACCAGATTACCGCATCCGATGTCCGAGGGAATACATGTTTTAATTGTTATATCGGTCATCCTCCTCGGCAAGGAGCTGCTAAATATCTTCATCAACTTCGGACAGAAGTTTTACGGAGAGAAAATACGCATCAATGTGAGTTCGGTTTTAGCACAATCTGCCATCGACAAGATCCTTACCTACAGAGTAGCCTATTTCAATGATGAAAACCATGATTCCGGAAAGCTCCAGATCAGGATCGACCGGGGTATTGAAAGCCTTACAAGGCTGGTTCAGAATTTCTTCATCGATATGCTGCCGCTATTCTCCAATGCCTTTATTGCACTGATCATCATGTACATGCAGAATGTATACGTGGGTGCGGTTTCCACAGTAATTGTACCGGTATACTTCTACATCAGTTCATTACAGGCAAAAAAGCTGAGCGGTGTACGAAGGAACCTGAGAAATCAGCGTGAGCAGAAAACTTCAGGCCTTTTAAACCTCATCAGCTCCATTATGGTCATTAAAAGTTTTGTCAGGGAAAAATTTGAGGGCAAGAAGCAGTATGACCTGCAGATGCAGCTGATGGAAAGCCAGATGTTCACGCGCAGGACCAATTTTATCTATGACGGACTGAAGACGTTCATCGAGCAGTTTGGTGTTGTACTTATTATCCTGTTAACGGTCTATCTGGTTTTGGACCAGCAGATGACCATTGGAGCTATCATGCTTCATATTATGCTCTTTAATAACGTTTCTGCGCCTATCCGGCAGCTGCACAGGATTTATGACGATATGAACGATGCGATGATCTATGCAGAAGGCTATTTTGAAATCTTAAATGCCGATGATGAAATAGAACCGGACGGAAAGTTTCAGGAAAAAGATATCAAAGGGACTTTTGAACTTAAAAATGTCAATTTTACCTATCCGAACGGAACACAGGCCCTGCATGAAGTTTCCATGGTTATTGAAAACGGGAAGACCACAGCACTGGTAGGATTAAGCGGTGCCGGAAAATCAACCGTAATCAACCTGCTTTGTAAGTTCTACCTTCCCGATTCCGGCTGTATTATGCTGGACGGCATAGACCTGAATGAATATGAAAATACTTTTCTCAGGAATGATCTCGGCCTTGTACTCCAGAAAAACCATATTTTCCAGGGGAGCATTGAAGACAATATAAGGTACGGAAATATGAATGCCAGCTTCGAAGAAATTGAAGCAGCCGCTAAAAAGGCGTATCTGCATGATCAGATCCTGGATCTTCCGGATCAGTATCAGCATGATGCCACCCAGCTCTCAGGAGGGCAGCAGCAGCGGATTGCCATTGCAAGGCTCTTCCTGAAAGATCCTCCCATCATATTCCTGGATGAACCTACGGCCAGTCTGGATGCAATCGCTACGGAACAGATCAAAAACTCACTGGATGCCATCAAAGAAGGCCGGACCGTAATTATTATTTCGCATTCACTGTCCCAGATCCTGGATGCCGATACGATTTACGTCATGAAAAAGGGGCGGGTAGTGGAGCATGGAAGTCATGATGAACTGGTACAAAAGAATGGAACCTACCGGGAAATTTTTGATGCTTCGGCAAGAAGCCTGAACCTGGATAAGCTGGTAAGTACGTTTAAAGAGCAGTAA
- a CDS encoding helix-turn-helix transcriptional regulator, which translates to MNDHYLKKLDRVTAILTQLQSRPLVRAQDLAKKFEVSIRTIYRDIKTLENAGIPIVGEAGSGYSLMDGYKLPPVMFTKEEVLSFITAEKLMQNFSDQSLGIHHQNAMEKLRSVLRHSDKNLIQSIEKKVDIFNYPPVSGEHIKNVIPIIMESIAEKRQLTIEYRTVDEKISTRTVEVVGVFFEFNYWYFMAFCTLRNDFRQFRIDRIRQIMKTQNPFLQEYGQINDYRSKPNGNKTRVRLMVDKKIVGHLVNSKKYYGIIEEILHEEGIEMIFETDWIEEGFPRWLITFADYAKVLEPDSLRSKIRELAERILNRL; encoded by the coding sequence ATGAACGACCATTATCTCAAAAAACTCGACAGGGTTACCGCTATTCTCACCCAACTGCAATCCAGACCTCTGGTGCGGGCACAGGATCTCGCGAAAAAGTTTGAGGTAAGCATCCGTACGATTTACCGCGACATCAAGACTCTTGAGAATGCCGGAATTCCCATTGTGGGTGAGGCAGGAAGCGGTTATTCACTGATGGATGGTTACAAACTTCCTCCGGTGATGTTTACCAAGGAAGAAGTTCTGAGTTTTATCACCGCAGAAAAGCTGATGCAGAATTTTTCGGATCAGAGCCTGGGTATCCATCATCAGAATGCCATGGAAAAGCTGCGTTCCGTACTGAGGCATTCAGATAAAAACCTGATCCAGAGCATTGAGAAAAAGGTTGATATATTCAACTACCCTCCGGTGTCCGGCGAGCACATCAAAAATGTGATTCCCATCATCATGGAAAGCATAGCGGAAAAGCGGCAGCTGACCATAGAATACCGTACGGTAGACGAGAAGATTTCCACCAGGACTGTTGAAGTCGTAGGAGTCTTTTTTGAGTTCAATTACTGGTATTTCATGGCTTTCTGTACCTTAAGGAACGATTTTAGGCAGTTCAGGATCGACAGGATCCGGCAGATTATGAAAACGCAGAATCCTTTCCTGCAGGAGTACGGACAAATCAATGATTACCGAAGCAAACCTAATGGAAACAAGACCAGAGTAAGGCTTATGGTCGATAAAAAGATCGTGGGGCACCTAGTGAATTCCAAAAAATACTATGGGATCATAGAAGAAATACTCCATGAAGAAGGGATTGAAATGATTTTTGAAACCGACTGGATTGAAGAAGGATTCCCGCGTTGGCTGATTACTTTTGCTGATTATGCCAAAGTTCTGGAACCCGATTCTCTGAGAAGTAAAATAAGAGAGTTGGCTGAACGTATCCTGAACAGATTGTAA
- a CDS encoding linear amide C-N hydrolase, translating to MRYIFSRCLLFVLLMCSAAVSACSAFLLKGHDYCVVGFNENWKTMPGMIVVNKRGILKRNISWENLTTDSAVPATQWKSRYGSVTFNLLGYDFPCYGVNEKGLFLVELYLEETGRVRNPSQPDMFWAQWIQYQLDHYTSVKEVVNNLNKGPNIDWWPNAAGSHFFLTDARGNTATIALLDGKYKVLTDKDMPMPLLCNNQYHKDLQEVQKFDFLGGKEKFSFDQMNQWENRYSRAYYMMKNYTQDKKPVDYAWNILNSIHPGEWQTVIDVKNMNLYFRSDLRKEIKTINLSGLDFSQNASVRYLDIHTDRLGEVNKDFEVLTLSKNNEYVEKGFPVGYDNKEFPVSDIFTTIKRNIAEFFRNILPAS from the coding sequence ATGAGATATATTTTTTCACGGTGTTTACTGTTTGTACTGTTGATGTGTTCCGCCGCTGTTTCAGCATGCTCTGCATTTCTTCTGAAAGGCCATGATTATTGTGTGGTTGGCTTTAATGAGAACTGGAAAACCATGCCGGGAATGATTGTAGTAAATAAGCGGGGCATCCTTAAACGCAACATCAGCTGGGAAAACCTTACCACAGATAGTGCTGTACCGGCAACGCAGTGGAAATCCAGATACGGGTCTGTCACCTTTAACCTTCTGGGGTATGATTTTCCATGTTACGGAGTGAATGAAAAAGGATTGTTCCTGGTAGAGCTTTACCTGGAAGAGACCGGTAGAGTCAGGAATCCTTCACAGCCTGATATGTTCTGGGCCCAGTGGATACAGTATCAGCTGGATCATTACACATCCGTAAAAGAAGTGGTAAACAACCTTAATAAAGGCCCCAATATCGACTGGTGGCCGAATGCTGCCGGAAGTCATTTTTTCCTGACGGATGCCAGAGGAAATACTGCGACCATTGCTCTGCTGGACGGAAAATATAAGGTGTTAACGGATAAAGATATGCCTATGCCGTTGCTGTGCAATAACCAATACCATAAAGATCTGCAGGAAGTGCAGAAATTTGATTTCTTAGGCGGAAAGGAAAAGTTCAGCTTTGATCAGATGAACCAATGGGAAAACCGTTACAGCCGTGCATACTATATGATGAAAAACTATACGCAGGACAAAAAGCCTGTAGACTACGCCTGGAATATCCTGAACTCTATCCATCCCGGTGAATGGCAGACGGTGATTGATGTAAAAAACATGAATCTTTACTTCCGTTCAGACCTCAGGAAAGAAATCAAGACCATCAATCTCAGCGGGCTGGATTTTTCTCAAAATGCTTCCGTACGCTACCTGGATATCCACACAGACCGTTTGGGAGAAGTGAATAAAGATTTTGAGGTACTGACTTTATCTAAGAATAATGAATATGTTGAAAAGGGATTTCCTGTAGGATATGACAATAAGGAATTTCCGGTTTCGGATATCTTTACTACCATTAAAAGGAATATAGCTGAGTTTTTCAGGAATATTTTACCGGCTTCCTGA
- a CDS encoding HAD family hydrolase: protein MPLKAVLFDMDGVIVDTEPLHRKAYFKTFDDLGIQVPEGLYTTFTGYSTKKVCETLIEKFGLSQTYEEIAGIKREYFKDFFYNDEHFDLIPGVKNLIEHYYENGITLILASSATMTTINMVFEKFGLEKYFSGKISGADLKESKPHPEVFILAAEMAGESAENCMVIEDSTNGILASHRAGIFCAAYRSPHSKDQDYTLADTVVSDYPELELEKISKYF from the coding sequence ATGCCTCTAAAAGCTGTGCTATTCGATATGGATGGCGTTATTGTAGACACGGAACCGCTGCACAGAAAAGCGTATTTTAAAACATTTGATGACCTGGGGATACAGGTTCCGGAAGGATTGTACACTACATTTACGGGATATTCCACCAAAAAGGTGTGTGAAACCCTGATTGAAAAATTCGGCCTTTCCCAAACCTACGAAGAGATTGCAGGCATCAAAAGAGAATATTTTAAAGATTTCTTTTACAACGATGAGCATTTCGATCTCATTCCGGGTGTAAAAAACCTGATTGAACATTATTACGAAAACGGCATCACCCTGATCCTGGCTTCTTCCGCTACAATGACTACCATTAATATGGTATTTGAAAAGTTCGGGCTTGAAAAATATTTCAGCGGCAAGATCAGCGGAGCAGATCTGAAAGAGTCAAAACCTCATCCGGAAGTATTTATCCTGGCGGCAGAAATGGCCGGCGAATCCGCAGAAAACTGTATGGTAATTGAAGATTCCACCAACGGGATCCTCGCTTCTCACCGGGCAGGCATTTTCTGTGCCGCTTACAGGAGCCCGCATTCCAAAGACCAGGACTATACCCTGGCAGATACCGTAGTTTCGGATTACCCCGAACTTGAACTGGAAAAAATTTCCAAATACTTTTAA
- a CDS encoding thiamine diphosphokinase, translating to MNRKNTGIRMSGKALLFINGEAPKSLPDPEFYGLIACTDGAFHYLKRQHFPLEKLDFISGDFDSHTGNDENVYQDKFIFTPDQNKTDFHKALEIILQKGFTEVDVLGGSGGEQDHFLGNLTVAYMFKDRMNILFYDEFSEYFFIPKNFSLTGIQGRMVSLYPFPSADHIVTKGLNWPLENEALNITSRLGTRNFAAENEISVSYETGDLLIFIGKPYY from the coding sequence ATGAACCGGAAGAATACTGGAATCCGAATGAGCGGTAAAGCATTGCTCTTCATCAATGGGGAAGCTCCGAAAAGCCTTCCCGATCCGGAATTTTACGGACTTATTGCCTGTACGGACGGGGCTTTTCATTACCTGAAGCGTCAGCATTTCCCCCTTGAAAAGCTCGATTTTATTTCCGGTGATTTTGATTCGCATACGGGAAATGACGAAAATGTGTATCAGGACAAATTTATTTTTACCCCGGATCAAAATAAAACCGATTTTCATAAAGCTCTGGAAATTATTTTGCAGAAAGGATTTACTGAAGTGGATGTTCTGGGAGGAAGCGGCGGCGAACAGGATCATTTCCTGGGGAATCTTACGGTAGCCTATATGTTTAAAGACCGCATGAATATCCTGTTTTATGATGAATTTTCAGAGTATTTCTTCATACCGAAAAACTTTTCCCTGACCGGCATTCAGGGCAGGATGGTGTCACTGTACCCATTTCCTTCCGCTGATCATATTGTGACAAAAGGCCTGAACTGGCCCCTGGAAAATGAAGCTCTCAATATAACTTCCAGATTAGGCACACGGAATTTCGCAGCTGAAAATGAGATATCAGTCTCTTATGAAACGGGTGACCTGCTTATTTTTATCGGGAAGCCATACTATTAA